DNA from Flavobacterium aestivum:
CAAAATATAATTAAAGATACCTCAGACGATATTATCTTTGTACTACAACAATTACTAGAAAATGGAATCCTAACCATTTTAAAGAATAATAAATACACCTTAAAATCATAATGGAAAAATTAAGAATTATATTCATGGGAACCCCAGAATTTGCTGTTGGAATTCTGAACACCATAATCAAGAACAATTACGAAGTAGTTGGAGTAATTACTGCTGCTGACAAACCTGCAGGTCGTGGACAAAAATTAAAATACTCAGCTGTTAAAGAATACGCCTTAGAAAACAACCTTCCTCTTCTACAACCTACAAATCTAAAAGACGAAAACTTTCTTAAGGAATTAAAATCATTGAATGCCAATTTACAAATTGTTGTGGCGTTTAGAATGCTACCTAAAGTCGTTTGGGAAATGCCTGCGTTAGGCACCTTCAATCTTCACGCTTCACTGCTTCCTAATTATAGAGGTGCCGCTCCTATTAATTGGGCAATTATAAATGGAGAAACAAAAACCGGAGTCACTACCTTTTTTATAGATGACAAAATAGATACTGGAGCCATGATCTTAAGTTCCGAAACTGAAATTTCTGAATCTGAAAATGCAGGGCAGTTACACGATCGCTTAATGCATTTAGGAAGCGGAACCGTTATAGAAACATTACAATTAATAGAAAACGGAAATGTAACCACAACTATTCAGACCGATTCGCCAGAAATCAAAACGGCTTATAAACTAAATAAAGAGAATTGTAAAATCGACTGGGCGAAATCGGCATCAGAAATCAATAACCTTATCCGAGGGCTAAGCCCCTATCCTGCGGCTTGGTGCTTTTTTAGTGACAAGGATGAAGAGTGGAATGTAAAAATATATGAAGCCAAAATCATTTTGGAACAACACGAACATCCTATTGGAAGCTTGCTTTGCACCAAAAAAGAAATGAAAATTGCCGTTACAGGCGGCTACATCCAAATATTGAGTTTACAATTCCCAGGCAAAAAGAAAATGAACACGCATGAATTATTAAATGGTATCGTTTTTTCCGAAAGTGCAAAAGCCTATTAGAATCAATAAAAACGGGAGTTTTATGATTTTTCAAGAAAAAAAACCTTGTTTTATGAACAATGAACCCAAGTTATTAACAAAAAGCACTAAAATCAAGTAAAACCCTTGCAAGAAACATTATTCCTATTAAATTTGTTGTAATAACAATTCTTATTAACCAACAATTAATACCTTATTATTATGAACAAATCAGAATTAATCGACGCTATCGCTGCTGATGCAGGAATCACAAAAGCTGCTGCAAAATTAGCTTTAGAATCATTTTTAGGAAATGTAGGTGAAACTTTGAAAAAAGGCGGAAAAATTTCTTTAGTAGGTTTTGGATCTTGGTCAGTGTCATCTAGAGCTGCAAGAGACGGAAGAAACCCACAAACAGGTAAAACTATCCAAATCGCTGCAAAAAATGTTGTGAAATTCAAAGCTGGTGCAGATTTAGAAGGAGCAGTAAACTAATATAGTTTAACTTATATAATCAAACCTTCCTATGGAAGGTTTTTTTTATACTTTCAACGATTATATTTGGTCTCAACATCGTTTTTTAATTAAATTTAAATAAAAAATATAGCCTTATGATTTCCGAAAAATTAAAAAAAGGGTATTTACTTATCGCAGAACCATCCATAATTGGAGACCTATCTTTTAATAGATCTGTGATACTTTTAGCTGACCACAACGAAGATGGCTCAGTAGGCTTTATCATTAATAAACCTTTGAAATACACCATCAATGATCTTATTCCAGAAATTGATGCTACTTTCAAAATTTATAATGGAGGACCGGTAGAACAAGACAATCTTTACTTCATCCACAACATTCCAGAATTAGTCCCTAATAGTATAGAGATCTCAAATGGAATTTATTGGGGAGGTAATTTTGAATCAATTAAAGAACTCATCAATAACGGTAAAATCAAAAAAGACAACATTCGTTTCTTTTTAGGCTATACTGGTTGGGATGAGCATCAATTAGAAACAGAAATGGAAGCCAATTCGTGGATAATCACCCAAAACAGTTATGAAAACAAAATAATTGGCAAATCAGCAACCCATTTCTGGAAAGAACAAATCATAGAACTTGGAGGAGAATACCTCATCTGGTCAAATGCACCAGAGAATCCATATTTAAATTAAACTACACTATTA
Protein-coding regions in this window:
- the fmt gene encoding methionyl-tRNA formyltransferase, with amino-acid sequence MEKLRIIFMGTPEFAVGILNTIIKNNYEVVGVITAADKPAGRGQKLKYSAVKEYALENNLPLLQPTNLKDENFLKELKSLNANLQIVVAFRMLPKVVWEMPALGTFNLHASLLPNYRGAAPINWAIINGETKTGVTTFFIDDKIDTGAMILSSETEISESENAGQLHDRLMHLGSGTVIETLQLIENGNVTTTIQTDSPEIKTAYKLNKENCKIDWAKSASEINNLIRGLSPYPAAWCFFSDKDEEWNVKIYEAKIILEQHEHPIGSLLCTKKEMKIAVTGGYIQILSLQFPGKKKMNTHELLNGIVFSESAKAY
- a CDS encoding HU family DNA-binding protein; the protein is MNKSELIDAIAADAGITKAAAKLALESFLGNVGETLKKGGKISLVGFGSWSVSSRAARDGRNPQTGKTIQIAAKNVVKFKAGADLEGAVN
- a CDS encoding YqgE/AlgH family protein — translated: MISEKLKKGYLLIAEPSIIGDLSFNRSVILLADHNEDGSVGFIINKPLKYTINDLIPEIDATFKIYNGGPVEQDNLYFIHNIPELVPNSIEISNGIYWGGNFESIKELINNGKIKKDNIRFFLGYTGWDEHQLETEMEANSWIITQNSYENKIIGKSATHFWKEQIIELGGEYLIWSNAPENPYLN